A genomic window from Sulfurospirillum diekertiae includes:
- a CDS encoding Fur family transcriptional regulator — translation MSEQIKTLFQEHDIKFTAARSSILEVLKETHHPMNYEQIKEKMNITMDKATFYRNIAKFEELGMVHKFEADDRKWYFELSSTTHAHFICEQCHQITCMNVDLGNVEGDVKSIVLKGTCKECRT, via the coding sequence ATGAGTGAACAAATTAAAACATTGTTTCAAGAACACGACATCAAATTTACAGCCGCACGCTCCTCCATTTTAGAGGTGCTCAAAGAGACGCATCATCCTATGAACTATGAGCAAATTAAAGAGAAGATGAATATTACAATGGATAAAGCGACGTTTTATCGTAATATCGCCAAGTTTGAAGAATTGGGAATGGTGCATAAATTTGAGGCCGATGATCGTAAGTGGTATTTTGAACTTTCTAGCACCACGCATGCCCATTTTATCTGTGAACAGTGTCATCAAATAACCTGTATGAATGTTGATCTTGGTAACGTAGAAGGTGATGTAAAGAGTATTGTACTTAAAGGTACGTGTAAGGAGTGTCGCACATGA
- a CDS encoding DMT family transporter: protein MISNKFKELGADFLLLMVAVAWGSTFFVVQAAVNETPVYTFLFWRFSLAGLLMALISFKQIRYLNFKVLKAGALLGLFMFLGYAFQTFALTYTYSSTVGFITGLSVIVVPFVTYLIFKQKASMFSTLGAIIASVGLYFLTLNSELGLSLGEFYAFVCAMMFALHIVFTGHLSRQHNIYLLVMIQFLTVGICSFIGGFMMEGSIMPPNTNRLFVDAIAITVIFATIFAFWVQTAMQRFTTAAKTAIIFTMEPVSAGVFGYFFANELLTFPQICGAVMILGGMLTAELGSYYMEQYRRRNNAI from the coding sequence GTGATAAGTAATAAATTTAAAGAGTTAGGCGCAGATTTTTTACTATTAATGGTTGCTGTGGCATGGGGAAGTACATTTTTTGTAGTACAAGCAGCGGTAAATGAAACACCTGTTTATACATTCTTGTTTTGGCGATTTTCTTTAGCGGGTCTTTTAATGGCACTTATTTCATTCAAACAAATTCGTTATCTCAATTTCAAGGTTTTAAAAGCAGGGGCTCTTTTGGGGCTTTTTATGTTTTTAGGTTATGCGTTTCAAACTTTTGCGCTTACGTATACGTATTCTTCAACAGTAGGTTTTATCACAGGGCTTAGTGTCATTGTCGTTCCTTTTGTGACATATCTTATTTTTAAACAAAAGGCTTCAATGTTTTCGACGTTGGGAGCCATTATAGCTTCAGTGGGACTTTACTTTTTAACACTCAATAGTGAACTAGGTTTATCTTTGGGTGAATTTTATGCTTTTGTCTGTGCAATGATGTTTGCATTGCATATTGTTTTTACAGGTCACCTCTCACGTCAACATAATATATACCTTTTAGTGATGATTCAGTTTTTAACAGTTGGGATTTGTTCTTTCATTGGAGGTTTTATGATGGAAGGTTCAATCATGCCTCCTAATACTAATAGGTTGTTTGTAGATGCCATAGCCATTACGGTTATTTTTGCAACAATTTTTGCCTTTTGGGTACAAACAGCGATGCAACGTTTCACAACGGCAGCAAAAACTGCAATTATTTTTACGATGGAGCCAGTAAGTGCAGGTGTTTTTGGTTATTTCTTCGCAAACGAACTTTTAACATTTCCACAAATATGTGGTGCTGTGATGATTTTAGGTGGCATGCTTACGGCAGAACTTGGCTCATACTATATGGAGCAGTATCGCAGAAGGAATAATGCTATTTAG
- a CDS encoding fatty acid--CoA ligase has translation MLTYPYQNFYEIIEANAKNAPKKTAIFIDDRKVTYSKLKQNIDTFARFLEFSGIKSGERVAMIVGNSEEFVVSLFAITKIGAIAVPLNTFLKKEEFEYILNDCGARMLISSASFANETKNLLNTTKIEKIVWTDKYPYLDEQNYSFTEIDANLGNHERLLKRPLLDDLACIVYTSGTTGKPKGAMLSYRNFFSNAIAGSISFQITEKDRFIVFLPMFHSFTLSIMVLLPMFTCSSIVIVRSVFPFANVLKQTLLKQVTIFLGVPTLYNALLKAKIPWYFMWFNKVRIFISGSAPLSEQSLHDFNAKFKKAKLLEGYGLSECSPAVCVNRLDHQKPLSVGLPLPSYEVKIVNEEMMEVRTGEVGEIMVKGDCVMHGYLNHANSTDETIMNGWLLTGDLGKKDEDGFIYIVDRKKDLIISKGINIYPREIEEIIYKYEGVDSVAVIGVKDETKDEDVLAFIQPKEGIELQEMELRQYLKKHLANFKLPKHIYFVEELPKNATGKVLKRILKEKVQSGGMLRKK, from the coding sequence ATGCTAACCTATCCGTATCAGAATTTTTATGAGATTATAGAAGCGAATGCTAAAAATGCTCCTAAAAAAACAGCTATATTTATCGATGATCGCAAAGTTACGTATTCAAAACTCAAGCAAAATATTGATACCTTTGCACGTTTTTTAGAATTTAGCGGGATTAAAAGCGGAGAGAGAGTTGCCATGATTGTTGGCAACTCTGAAGAGTTTGTTGTCTCTTTATTTGCAATTACGAAAATAGGGGCTATTGCAGTACCCTTAAATACTTTTTTGAAAAAAGAGGAATTTGAGTATATTCTGAATGATTGTGGTGCGCGGATGCTTATTTCATCTGCATCATTTGCAAATGAGACAAAAAATTTGCTCAATACAACAAAAATCGAAAAAATTGTTTGGACAGATAAATATCCCTATTTAGATGAGCAAAATTACAGCTTCACTGAAATTGATGCAAATCTAGGAAATCATGAGCGCTTACTAAAACGACCACTATTAGATGATCTTGCTTGTATCGTTTATACATCAGGAACAACAGGTAAACCTAAGGGAGCTATGCTTTCTTATCGCAACTTTTTTTCCAATGCTATTGCTGGGTCTATTTCATTTCAAATCACAGAGAAAGATCGCTTCATCGTATTTTTACCAATGTTTCACTCTTTTACTCTCTCTATTATGGTACTTCTTCCAATGTTTACCTGTTCAAGCATTGTCATTGTTCGCTCTGTTTTCCCTTTTGCCAATGTGCTTAAGCAGACATTGCTTAAACAAGTGACAATTTTCTTGGGAGTTCCAACTCTTTATAACGCACTTTTAAAAGCAAAAATTCCATGGTATTTTATGTGGTTTAATAAAGTACGTATTTTTATATCTGGAAGTGCACCTCTCAGTGAACAATCACTCCATGATTTTAATGCAAAATTTAAAAAAGCAAAGCTTTTAGAAGGGTATGGCTTAAGTGAATGTTCACCAGCTGTTTGTGTCAATCGACTTGATCATCAAAAACCACTTTCTGTTGGGCTACCTCTTCCTAGCTATGAAGTAAAAATCGTTAATGAAGAGATGATGGAAGTTAGAACTGGTGAGGTGGGTGAAATTATGGTTAAGGGAGATTGTGTTATGCACGGTTATCTTAACCACGCAAATTCAACAGATGAAACAATTATGAATGGCTGGTTGCTTACAGGAGATTTAGGTAAAAAAGATGAAGATGGCTTTATCTACATTGTTGATCGTAAAAAAGACCTTATTATTTCCAAAGGAATTAATATTTACCCTCGTGAGATAGAAGAAATTATTTATAAATATGAAGGTGTTGATTCAGTTGCGGTGATTGGTGTTAAAGACGAAACCAAAGATGAAGATGTTTTAGCATTTATTCAACCCAAAGAGGGTATTGAACTTCAGGAAATGGAATTACGCCAATATCTTAAAAAACATTTAGCAAATTTTAAGTTACCTAAGCATATTTATTTTGTTGAAGAGCTTCCAAAAAATGCAACAGGGAAGGTTCTTAAGCGTATTTTAAAAGAGAAAGTACAAAGTGGTGGAATGTTACGTAAAAAATAG
- a CDS encoding ATP-binding protein, producing the protein MQYLVDFLESKTVQTSKIYEHLKCSIDEAKFLQMMTKEYVLGSVEMGVADGLIKLFGDKNYAHLQQLSLVKDIIEQGWIIQNSFLTSKIMDVSNLELLNSTVTLSSAFLKLLEEGTLEVVLPDVTPYEDHLEYLKDQFFRIELYQKLSQTKHNATENSPSIGRLKNKLELLESRIVERIKVTQNEIIVETIFKENELNAKEQLIFLALLKEEYAGEFESLRDMNTLISLISIDDYEKIKNRSLLEEGSKLIENLIIDYDEMLSTFGGVTRSFFISEEFLQKIMHPNKEKKSKKIKLDMLIGEQELFELIDPKTNLDDVILHPKTKEVLDNLLKQIDKNVVKLLREWGIKERRSGIDAKIILYGPPGTGKTMTALSLAKSMKKRVLSFDCSKILSKYVGESEKNVRSIFDTYKELCKKTKSEPLLLLNEADQFLSARSTDSGASADKMHNQMQNIFLEQIERFDGLLIATTNLLETIDPAFSRRFDYKIAFEKPDLKQRIELWKKLLPENATYEEGLDIEKLASYPLTGGQIKVVLKNTALKVATKAKPLFTFEDFKLAIDRETKGAFGDAKSVGFMN; encoded by the coding sequence TTGCAATATTTAGTAGATTTTTTAGAGAGTAAAACGGTTCAAACATCAAAAATTTATGAGCATCTTAAGTGTTCTATTGACGAAGCAAAATTTTTACAAATGATGACCAAAGAGTATGTCTTAGGTTCTGTAGAAATGGGTGTTGCTGATGGTCTTATTAAACTTTTTGGTGATAAAAATTATGCGCATTTACAACAACTTTCCCTTGTTAAAGACATCATTGAACAAGGCTGGATTATTCAAAATAGCTTTCTAACTTCGAAGATTATGGATGTCTCAAATTTAGAACTTTTAAACAGTACTGTTACTTTAAGCTCTGCTTTTTTGAAGCTATTAGAAGAAGGAACACTTGAAGTAGTGTTACCAGATGTTACGCCCTATGAAGATCATCTTGAATATTTAAAAGATCAATTTTTTCGTATTGAACTTTATCAAAAACTCAGCCAAACGAAGCACAACGCTACGGAAAATTCACCGAGTATTGGACGCCTAAAAAATAAACTTGAACTTTTAGAGAGTCGTATTGTTGAGCGTATAAAAGTAACACAAAATGAGATCATTGTAGAGACAATTTTTAAAGAAAATGAGTTGAATGCAAAAGAACAGCTCATTTTCCTAGCACTTTTAAAAGAAGAGTATGCGGGAGAGTTTGAAAGTTTACGCGATATGAATACGCTCATAAGTCTTATCAGTATTGATGATTACGAGAAGATTAAAAATCGCTCACTTTTAGAAGAGGGTTCTAAACTCATTGAAAATTTGATAATTGATTACGATGAAATGCTGAGTACTTTTGGTGGTGTGACACGAAGCTTCTTTATTAGTGAAGAGTTTTTGCAAAAGATTATGCATCCTAACAAAGAGAAAAAAAGCAAGAAAATAAAACTCGATATGCTCATCGGTGAGCAGGAACTTTTTGAATTGATCGACCCAAAGACCAATTTGGATGATGTGATTTTACATCCAAAGACCAAAGAGGTGCTTGATAATTTACTGAAACAAATTGATAAAAACGTGGTGAAATTGCTGCGCGAATGGGGAATAAAAGAGAGGCGTAGTGGCATTGATGCTAAGATTATTCTTTATGGTCCTCCAGGAACGGGCAAAACGATGACAGCTCTTTCTTTGGCTAAGTCAATGAAAAAACGTGTCCTTAGCTTTGATTGCTCTAAGATTCTTTCCAAATATGTCGGTGAGAGTGAAAAAAATGTACGCAGTATTTTTGATACCTACAAAGAACTGTGTAAAAAGACGAAAAGTGAGCCATTATTGCTTTTGAATGAAGCCGATCAGTTCTTGAGTGCACGCTCAACCGACAGCGGAGCGAGTGCCGATAAAATGCACAATCAGATGCAAAATATATTTTTAGAGCAGATTGAACGTTTCGATGGACTACTTATTGCAACGACAAATCTTTTGGAGACGATTGATCCCGCATTTTCAAGGCGTTTTGACTATAAAATTGCTTTTGAAAAGCCTGATTTAAAACAGCGAATTGAACTTTGGAAAAAACTTTTACCTGAAAATGCGACCTATGAAGAGGGATTGGATATTGAAAAACTCGCTTCGTATCCACTAACAGGTGGCCAGATTAAAGTGGTACTTAAAAATACAGCTTTAAAAGTGGCTACTAAAGCAAAGCCTCTGTTTACCTTTGAGGATTTCAAACTTGCCATTGATCGTGAAACCAAAGGTGCCTTTGGTGATGCTAAGTCGGTTGGATTCATGAACTAA
- a CDS encoding OmpP1/FadL family transporter, whose product MKQTVKVVTLLSLSAATLLASGYRIPEQSLNSVALSAAYVAGANGADASYYNPANMSFMENGAFTEVAMTYINLPKVKYTDAQSSTLNGDSKEEQFLMPNLHYVSPMVGNWRYGLSITAPAGLSKRWDEAFQKASSEEFTLKVIEVNPTASYLVNDQFSLGFGVRGVYTDGVVKSNASGLGSPANRDLTGDSIDFGYNLALSYKPIKDLTLAATYRSKVDLTVEGDATLVSGMYRGGASVTIPLPASLALATAYTYDKTTVEFVYERTYWSAYKNLDFNYDVDLTATAMAAFDKPILKNWKDSNAYRIGLSHQCTDNLKMMLGFAIDKSPTPDNTLGFELPDSDAKLYSIGFEYKVTQNLKVGLAYLYDDKEDRTITSRANSTAPYGTFSDSAAHLVTASFKYKF is encoded by the coding sequence ATGAAACAAACGGTAAAAGTAGTCACTCTGCTCAGTCTTAGTGCGGCGACGTTACTAGCTTCAGGATACCGTATACCTGAGCAATCTTTAAATTCTGTAGCACTAAGTGCAGCATATGTTGCAGGGGCAAATGGGGCAGATGCCAGTTACTACAATCCCGCGAATATGTCGTTTATGGAAAATGGCGCTTTTACTGAAGTTGCAATGACCTATATTAATTTGCCAAAAGTGAAGTATACCGATGCTCAAAGCAGTACTTTGAACGGTGATTCTAAGGAAGAGCAGTTTTTAATGCCGAATTTGCATTATGTCTCCCCTATGGTAGGAAATTGGCGTTATGGTCTTTCGATTACAGCTCCGGCTGGTCTTTCAAAACGTTGGGATGAAGCTTTTCAAAAAGCAAGTTCAGAGGAGTTTACACTTAAAGTTATTGAAGTGAATCCAACAGCAAGTTATCTTGTTAATGATCAATTTTCACTTGGTTTTGGTGTGCGAGGTGTTTATACGGATGGTGTTGTTAAGAGCAATGCTTCTGGACTTGGATCGCCAGCAAATAGAGACCTTACTGGAGATTCAATTGATTTTGGATATAACTTGGCTCTTAGTTACAAGCCAATTAAAGATTTAACTTTAGCTGCAACGTATCGCTCAAAAGTTGATTTAACGGTTGAAGGTGATGCAACGCTTGTAAGTGGCATGTATAGGGGAGGTGCTTCTGTTACCATTCCTTTACCTGCTTCTTTAGCATTAGCAACTGCCTATACGTATGATAAAACAACCGTTGAATTTGTGTACGAGCGAACCTATTGGTCAGCTTATAAAAATTTAGATTTTAATTATGATGTTGATTTAACAGCTACCGCTATGGCAGCATTTGATAAGCCAATTTTAAAAAATTGGAAAGATTCTAATGCTTATCGTATTGGGTTAAGTCACCAATGTACAGATAATCTTAAAATGATGCTTGGTTTTGCAATTGATAAATCGCCTACTCCAGATAATACTCTTGGTTTCGAGTTACCAGACTCAGATGCAAAACTATACTCGATTGGTTTTGAGTATAAAGTGACTCAAAACCTGAAAGTGGGTCTAGCTTATTTGTATGATGATAAAGAAGATCGAACAATTACAAGTAGAGCAAATTCAACAGCACCGTATGGAACATTTTCAGATTCTGCAGCCCATTTAGTGACGGCATCATTTAAATATAAGTTTTAA
- the nfo gene encoding deoxyribonuclease IV, with amino-acid sequence MKFVGAHVSASGGVFNAPINATKIGAKAFALFTKNQRQWEGKPLTQDEIDRFKVELEKAQILPKHVLPHDSYLINLGHPEHEAREKSLSAFLDEVKRCEALGLDKLNFHPGSHLKQIDEEACLELISASMNEVLRQTSGVSLIVENTAGQGSNMGYKMEHLGYLMDNSIDKERVGVCIDTCHLFTSGYDIRSEEVYRQTMEKFATIVGFKYLKGMHLNDSKPDLGARVDRHDSIGKGKLGIEPFRFIMNDERLNDIPLVLETIDDSIWAEEIALLYSLVN; translated from the coding sequence ATGAAATTTGTTGGAGCGCATGTCAGTGCCAGTGGTGGAGTTTTTAATGCTCCCATTAATGCCACAAAAATTGGAGCAAAAGCCTTTGCTCTCTTTACTAAAAATCAACGTCAATGGGAAGGTAAACCTTTGACACAAGATGAGATTGATCGTTTTAAAGTCGAATTAGAAAAAGCACAGATTTTACCCAAGCATGTTCTACCTCATGATAGTTATTTGATTAACCTTGGTCACCCTGAGCATGAAGCACGTGAAAAATCGTTGAGTGCCTTTTTAGATGAGGTAAAACGCTGTGAAGCTTTAGGACTTGATAAACTCAATTTTCATCCAGGGAGTCATTTGAAACAGATAGATGAAGAGGCATGCTTGGAGCTCATTAGTGCATCCATGAATGAAGTGTTACGTCAAACAAGTGGTGTGAGCTTGATAGTTGAGAATACAGCAGGACAAGGAAGCAACATGGGTTACAAAATGGAACACTTAGGCTACCTGATGGATAACTCTATCGATAAAGAACGTGTCGGGGTTTGCATCGATACCTGCCATCTGTTTACCTCAGGTTACGATATTAGAAGTGAAGAGGTATATAGGCAAACGATGGAAAAATTTGCTACAATCGTCGGATTTAAGTATCTCAAAGGGATGCACTTAAATGATTCTAAGCCCGATTTGGGCGCTCGTGTTGATAGACATGATTCTATCGGCAAGGGAAAACTTGGAATCGAGCCGTTCAGGTTTATTATGAATGATGAACGCCTTAATGACATTCCTTTGGTTCTTGAAACAATCGATGATTCCATATGGGCAGAAGAAATCGCACTGCTTTATAGTCTTGTCAACTAA